Proteins co-encoded in one Streptomyces sp. JH34 genomic window:
- a CDS encoding helix-turn-helix transcriptional regulator encodes MPGIEPLQPSRKPTLASATGASPTALRLVLGAQLRRMRGEAGITPDVAADRIRCSTAKISRMETGHSPCKERDAADLLVLYGVTDPARTAEFIDLVRRAGQRGWWRNYADVLPDWFEPLVGLEEAAASIRTYEGHYVPGLLQTADYAHAVVRSGHALESEEITRRRVELRLRRQQLLQRRDAPKLWVLLDEAVLLRPTGGARVMREQLAHLLEMTRLPHVIVQVAPFEVTAHTSPGNGITYLRFAMEGLPDVAYIEHLTNATSVNKPESTDEYRWILDSLSAQSPSPVASRDLLRQALERYS; translated from the coding sequence ATGCCCGGCATCGAACCGCTTCAGCCGTCACGGAAGCCGACGCTCGCCTCGGCCACAGGTGCGAGCCCCACGGCGCTGCGCCTGGTGCTGGGCGCGCAACTGCGGCGGATGCGCGGTGAGGCAGGCATCACCCCGGATGTCGCCGCCGACCGGATCCGCTGCTCGACGGCCAAGATCAGCCGGATGGAGACCGGACATTCTCCCTGCAAGGAGCGCGACGCCGCCGATCTGCTCGTGCTCTACGGCGTGACCGACCCCGCCAGGACGGCAGAGTTCATCGATCTCGTGCGCAGAGCCGGACAACGCGGATGGTGGCGCAACTACGCCGACGTACTGCCGGACTGGTTCGAGCCCCTGGTCGGCTTGGAGGAGGCCGCCGCGTCCATCCGTACGTACGAGGGGCATTACGTTCCGGGGCTACTGCAGACGGCCGACTACGCCCATGCGGTGGTGCGTTCCGGACATGCCCTCGAATCGGAGGAGATCACCCGGCGCCGCGTCGAACTGAGGCTCAGGCGACAGCAGCTGCTCCAGCGGCGCGACGCGCCCAAGCTCTGGGTGCTGCTGGACGAGGCGGTGCTGTTGCGACCCACGGGCGGTGCCCGGGTGATGCGCGAACAGCTGGCCCACCTGCTGGAGATGACCCGTCTGCCTCACGTGATCGTGCAGGTGGCCCCGTTCGAGGTGACCGCCCACACCTCTCCGGGAAACGGCATCACCTATCTGCGGTTCGCGATGGAAGGACTCCCCGATGTCGCGTACATCGAGCACCTGACCAATGCCACGTCCGTGAACAAGCCGGAGAGCACGGACGAGTACCGGTGGATCCTCGACTCGCTCAGCGCGCAGTCGCCGAGCCCCGTCGCGAGCAGGGACCTGCTGAGGCAGGCGCTCGAGCGCTACAGCTGA
- a CDS encoding DUF397 domain-containing protein, protein MQHIDNGVPANSLSGVEWKKSHHSNPSGNCVEMALLPGGEVAVRNSRFPEGPALVYTGAEVRAFLAGVRDGDFDTMAG, encoded by the coding sequence ATGCAGCACATCGACAACGGCGTACCCGCCAACTCCCTGTCCGGCGTGGAGTGGAAGAAGAGTCATCACAGCAACCCCAGCGGGAACTGCGTGGAGATGGCGTTGCTGCCCGGCGGCGAAGTGGCCGTCCGTAACTCCAGGTTCCCCGAAGGCCCGGCCCTCGTGTACACGGGAGCCGAGGTGCGCGCGTTCCTCGCGGGCGTCAGGGACGGCGACTTCGACACCATGGCAGGCTGA
- a CDS encoding ATP-binding protein — MHAENTPRHGAAAVTPRPGAGSTDPHEELARDLGIRAPGFTTRGLGADPESLRQARAFVRDALEYWGLRSCADDVSLVAGELVSNAVCHGIQPTAEHPDPPRARLGLACQDGTLVCAVTDPSPEVPVLRRADESLERGRGLRIIDALSSSWGWSRPSLAGKTVWARIPVLLGPVCHSSTSAVQASARR, encoded by the coding sequence ATGCACGCGGAGAACACACCACGTCACGGAGCGGCAGCTGTCACGCCCCGCCCGGGAGCCGGCAGCACGGATCCGCATGAGGAGCTGGCGCGGGATCTCGGCATCAGGGCCCCCGGATTCACCACGCGCGGTCTGGGCGCGGATCCGGAGAGCCTGCGGCAGGCACGGGCGTTCGTCCGCGACGCGCTCGAGTACTGGGGTCTGCGCTCGTGCGCGGACGACGTGTCCCTCGTGGCGGGCGAACTGGTGAGCAACGCGGTCTGTCACGGGATCCAGCCCACGGCGGAGCACCCCGATCCGCCGAGGGCCCGGCTGGGACTGGCCTGTCAGGACGGGACGCTCGTCTGCGCGGTGACCGACCCCAGCCCCGAGGTCCCCGTGCTGCGCCGGGCGGACGAATCCCTGGAGCGGGGCAGGGGCCTGCGCATCATCGACGCGCTCAGCAGCTCATGGGGCTGGTCGCGGCCCTCGCTCGCGGGCAAGACCGTCTGGGCCAGGATCCCGGTCCTCCTCGGACCGGTGTGTCACAGCTCCACCAGCGCCGTCCAGGCCTCAGCCAGGAGGTAG
- a CDS encoding SGNH/GDSL hydrolase family protein — translation MTVSLHPSATVLFQGDSITDVGRLAERDRPLGNGYVRMAAESVRSARPDSDITFFNRGVSGDGVADLRARWREDALDLEPDVVSVLIGVNDTWRRYDSGTVNPVRVYEDDYRAILTQVRERTGARLILIEPFLVPVRDEQWAWREDLDPRIQTVRRLAEEFDAALLAADGLLNQAARAAGGAESIAGDGVHPTPLGHYLLAEAWTALVEL, via the coding sequence GTGACCGTCAGCCTGCACCCCTCAGCCACCGTCCTGTTCCAGGGCGACAGCATCACCGATGTGGGCAGGCTGGCTGAACGCGACCGCCCTCTGGGCAACGGCTACGTCCGGATGGCTGCCGAGTCCGTGCGGTCCGCCCGACCGGACAGCGACATCACGTTCTTCAACCGAGGTGTCAGCGGTGACGGCGTCGCGGATCTGCGCGCCCGCTGGCGTGAGGACGCCCTGGACCTCGAGCCGGATGTCGTATCGGTCCTCATCGGAGTGAACGACACGTGGCGTCGCTACGACTCCGGCACGGTCAACCCGGTGCGTGTGTACGAGGACGACTACCGCGCCATCCTCACCCAGGTCCGGGAGAGGACGGGTGCCAGGCTGATCCTCATCGAACCCTTCCTCGTGCCGGTGCGCGACGAGCAGTGGGCCTGGCGCGAGGACCTCGATCCCAGGATCCAGACCGTCCGACGGCTGGCGGAGGAGTTCGACGCCGCGCTGCTGGCGGCGGACGGCCTGCTCAACCAGGCGGCACGTGCCGCCGGTGGCGCCGAGTCCATCGCCGGCGACGGAGTCCACCCGACCCCTCTCGGGCACTACCTCCTGGCTGAGGCCTGGACGGCGCTGGTGGAGCTGTGA
- a CDS encoding organic hydroperoxide resistance protein has translation MDALYTAAATANGREGRAVSSDGQIDLALALPPALGGNGKGTNPEQLFAAGYAACFASAMSSVAREMKVDTKDVSVTAEVSIGKDDSGFGLAVVMRVELPEALEGETGRRLVEATHAYCPYSKATRGNIDVELVIE, from the coding sequence ATGGACGCGCTGTACACCGCTGCCGCCACCGCGAACGGCCGTGAAGGCCGGGCAGTGAGCTCGGACGGGCAGATCGACCTGGCGCTCGCCCTGCCGCCGGCCCTCGGGGGCAACGGCAAGGGCACCAATCCGGAGCAGCTCTTCGCCGCCGGATACGCCGCGTGCTTCGCCAGCGCGATGAGCTCGGTCGCCCGCGAGATGAAGGTCGACACCAAGGACGTCTCGGTCACGGCCGAGGTCTCGATCGGCAAGGACGACTCCGGATTCGGCCTCGCGGTCGTCATGCGTGTCGAACTGCCCGAGGCGCTGGAGGGGGAGACCGGGCGGCGCCTGGTCGAGGCGACGCACGCCTACTGCCCCTACTCCAAGGCCACGCGGGGGAACATCGACGTGGAACTCGTGATCGAGTAG
- a CDS encoding MarR family transcriptional regulator, translated as MKPTPSPAPGLADLADTELLKLDHQVCFSLQAASRAFGGVYREALRDLGLTYPQYLAMMVLWEHGPLPVKTIGERLHLDSGTLSPLLKRLESAGFVRRERSPEDERSVTVHLTDSGSELHERALPVPRAILRATGLSVEEILALQETLGRLTASLSEAG; from the coding sequence ATGAAGCCGACACCGTCCCCCGCTCCCGGCCTGGCCGACCTGGCGGACACAGAGCTGCTCAAGCTGGACCACCAGGTGTGCTTCTCGCTGCAGGCGGCCTCCCGCGCCTTCGGGGGCGTCTACCGGGAGGCCCTCCGCGACCTCGGCCTCACCTACCCCCAGTACCTGGCGATGATGGTCCTGTGGGAACACGGTCCACTGCCGGTCAAGACGATCGGCGAGCGGCTGCACCTCGACTCGGGAACGCTGTCACCACTGCTGAAACGACTGGAGTCGGCCGGTTTCGTCAGGCGTGAGCGGAGCCCCGAGGACGAGCGGTCGGTCACCGTCCACCTCACGGACTCCGGATCGGAGCTGCACGAGCGCGCGCTCCCCGTCCCCCGGGCGATCCTCAGGGCCACAGGTCTGTCGGTCGAGGAGATCCTGGCTCTCCAGGAGACGCTGGGACGCCTCACGGCCTCCCTCAGCGAGGCAGGCTGA
- a CDS encoding PP2C family protein-serine/threonine phosphatase, which produces MNRRRTPRSASAEDLLSTLQHLTARARQEVGLHQARVELAQALQRDMLPASLPAFPGLRTAARYAPARDGLDIGGDWYDGFLLPDGALGLAIGDVQGHDVEAAAFMGQIRIAMRAIASSTSDPGEVMGRTNDLIMSMNSTLFATCSFLRLDPGSRELRSARAGHVASVWATADGCSGITADAGGLPLGIEPHEHYPVARRDLDVAGAFVLLTDGVIEGPSLTIDDGLDRIRRLVSANAGADAEELADQVLKAAVLTGHEDDAAVLVLRHEATAASG; this is translated from the coding sequence ATGAACCGGCGTCGAACTCCCCGGTCGGCGAGCGCCGAGGACCTGCTCAGCACCCTGCAGCACCTGACTGCCCGCGCCCGGCAGGAGGTGGGACTGCACCAGGCCCGTGTCGAACTGGCCCAGGCGCTGCAGCGCGACATGCTGCCGGCGTCCCTGCCGGCCTTCCCCGGCCTCCGGACCGCCGCCCGTTACGCCCCGGCGCGCGACGGGCTGGACATCGGCGGGGACTGGTACGACGGGTTCCTGCTGCCGGACGGGGCGCTGGGCCTGGCCATAGGGGACGTCCAGGGGCATGACGTGGAGGCGGCCGCCTTCATGGGGCAGATCCGGATCGCGATGCGCGCCATCGCCAGTTCGACGTCCGATCCGGGGGAAGTGATGGGCCGCACAAACGATCTGATCATGTCGATGAACTCCACCCTCTTCGCGACGTGCTCCTTCCTCCGGCTGGATCCGGGAAGCCGGGAACTGCGGAGCGCCCGCGCGGGTCATGTCGCCTCCGTGTGGGCGACGGCGGACGGATGCTCGGGAATCACCGCCGACGCCGGCGGCCTCCCGCTCGGCATCGAGCCCCATGAGCACTATCCCGTCGCCCGGCGCGACCTGGACGTGGCCGGCGCGTTCGTCCTGCTCACCGACGGAGTCATCGAAGGGCCTTCACTGACGATCGACGACGGCCTGGACCGGATCAGGCGCCTGGTGAGCGCCAACGCCGGCGCGGACGCCGAGGAGCTGGCGGACCAGGTGCTCAAGGCCGCCGTCCTCACGGGGCACGAGGACGACGCCGCCGTCCTGGTTCTCCGCCATGAGGCCACCGCCGCATCGGGCTGA
- a CDS encoding MASE1 domain-containing protein yields MILSEKTRRRAVLVLQMLGITAVYYGSAQLGLLRQVEVQGSIVTPLWPPSGIALASLLYLGLRVWPAIAAGALLTVVSISDGFTPWGVAVAAGSVLAPVCSFLALRSVGFRMQLDRLRDGVALVFLGALGGMIISATTGTGVQVLSDSLSASQFWPVWAAWWAGDAMGVLMVTPLLLVLHKLRRPEVDDRWMEALTLAVVAAATTVVATRSSLSMIYLLFPVLVWAALRFQLAGSAPCALLMSVMAIIAGTDGVGPFAGHSVLEVMLNLCVLNGCVALTALLLAAIVTEHNNIRYETELACEELAALVEELAPRPSAGGWSDGPRGGHG; encoded by the coding sequence GTGATCCTCAGCGAGAAGACCAGACGCCGAGCCGTGCTCGTTCTGCAGATGCTGGGTATCACCGCTGTCTACTACGGGTCCGCGCAGTTGGGTCTCCTCCGCCAGGTCGAGGTGCAGGGTTCGATCGTCACCCCGCTGTGGCCACCCTCGGGGATCGCGTTGGCCTCGCTGCTGTACCTGGGTCTGCGCGTCTGGCCGGCCATCGCGGCCGGTGCTCTGCTCACGGTCGTCTCGATCAGCGACGGGTTCACCCCCTGGGGCGTCGCCGTCGCGGCGGGGAGCGTCCTGGCCCCGGTCTGCTCCTTCCTCGCCCTGCGGTCCGTGGGGTTCCGCATGCAGCTGGACCGTCTGCGGGACGGGGTCGCCCTGGTCTTTCTGGGAGCCTTGGGCGGCATGATCATCAGCGCCACCACGGGCACCGGGGTCCAGGTACTGAGCGACAGTCTCTCGGCGTCCCAGTTCTGGCCGGTCTGGGCGGCCTGGTGGGCGGGAGACGCGATGGGGGTCCTGATGGTCACTCCGCTGCTGCTCGTCCTGCACAAGCTGCGCAGGCCCGAGGTGGACGACCGGTGGATGGAGGCCCTGACGCTCGCGGTCGTCGCTGCTGCGACGACGGTCGTCGCGACCAGGAGTTCGCTGTCCATGATCTACCTGCTCTTCCCGGTGCTCGTCTGGGCGGCGCTCCGCTTCCAGCTGGCCGGCAGCGCCCCCTGCGCCCTTCTGATGTCCGTCATGGCGATCATCGCCGGAACCGACGGCGTGGGTCCGTTCGCCGGCCACTCGGTGCTGGAGGTGATGCTCAACCTCTGCGTACTCAACGGCTGTGTGGCCCTCACCGCGCTCCTCCTGGCGGCCATCGTGACCGAGCACAACAACATCCGGTACGAGACGGAGCTGGCCTGCGAGGAGCTGGCGGCCCTCGTGGAGGAGCTGGCACCGCGGCCGTCGGCGGGGGGCTGGTCCGACGGGCCGCGGGGCGGGCACGGCTGA
- a CDS encoding FAD-binding protein yields the protein MIDHSEHASSVRRTNWAGNITFGAKQLHTPASVAELQDLVSAGTAVRALGTGHSFNTVADTPGTLISVAGLPRCVEIDRDARTATVSAGLRFGELTGTLHRSGLALHNLGSLPHISVAGACATGTHGSGVGNRALAGAVRALELVTADGGIRTIERGDADFPGAVVSLGALGVVTRLTLDLVPAFDIQQWVYEGLPQEELLGCFDEVMSAAYSVSLFTGWHGGPIDQVWLKRRLEDGVPGNGNGNGNGNAPHRWHGATLAQGPRHPVPGVAAEHCTEQQGVPGPWHARLPHFRLEFTPSNGEELQSEYFVARQDAVAAYEALDGIRQRFSPLLQIGEIRTVAADDLWLSPAQGRDSVAFHFTWVPDPAAVAPALGAIEEALAPFGARPHWGKVFTTPPDTLRELYGHYADFERLAGRLDPTGTFRNDFLEHHFPGIG from the coding sequence ATGATCGATCATTCGGAGCACGCTTCCTCCGTCCGCCGGACGAACTGGGCCGGCAACATCACTTTCGGCGCGAAGCAGCTGCACACACCCGCCTCGGTCGCCGAACTCCAGGACCTCGTGTCCGCCGGGACGGCCGTCAGGGCGCTGGGCACCGGCCACTCCTTCAACACCGTCGCCGACACTCCGGGCACGCTCATATCCGTGGCGGGCCTGCCCCGCTGCGTCGAGATCGACCGGGACGCCCGTACCGCGACGGTGAGCGCCGGTCTGCGGTTCGGGGAGCTGACCGGCACCCTGCACCGGAGCGGACTCGCACTGCACAATCTGGGCTCGCTGCCCCACATCTCGGTGGCCGGTGCATGCGCGACAGGCACCCACGGTTCCGGTGTGGGCAACCGCGCCCTCGCGGGAGCCGTCAGGGCCCTGGAACTCGTCACCGCGGACGGCGGCATCAGGACCATCGAGCGGGGAGACGCCGACTTCCCCGGTGCGGTGGTCTCCCTGGGCGCCCTGGGAGTGGTGACCCGACTGACCCTGGACCTCGTGCCCGCGTTCGACATCCAGCAGTGGGTGTACGAAGGGCTCCCGCAGGAAGAGCTGCTCGGCTGCTTCGACGAGGTGATGTCGGCGGCCTACAGCGTGAGCCTCTTCACGGGCTGGCACGGCGGCCCGATCGACCAGGTCTGGCTCAAGCGGCGCCTCGAGGACGGCGTCCCCGGCAACGGCAACGGCAACGGCAACGGCAACGCCCCGCACCGGTGGCACGGCGCCACCCTCGCCCAGGGGCCCAGGCATCCTGTCCCGGGCGTGGCGGCCGAGCACTGCACGGAACAGCAGGGCGTCCCCGGCCCCTGGCACGCGAGGCTGCCCCACTTCCGCCTCGAGTTCACTCCCAGCAACGGTGAGGAACTGCAGTCGGAGTACTTCGTCGCCCGTCAGGACGCCGTCGCGGCCTACGAGGCACTCGACGGGATCCGGCAGAGGTTCTCGCCGCTGCTCCAGATCGGGGAGATCCGGACGGTGGCCGCCGACGACCTGTGGCTCAGTCCAGCTCAGGGGCGGGACTCCGTGGCGTTCCACTTCACCTGGGTCCCCGACCCGGCAGCGGTCGCCCCCGCTCTCGGGGCCATCGAGGAGGCCCTGGCCCCGTTCGGGGCCAGGCCGCACTGGGGCAAGGTCTTCACCACTCCGCCGGACACCCTCCGTGAGCTCTACGGGCACTACGCCGACTTCGAGAGGCTGGCCGGCCGGCTCGATCCCACCGGCACCTTCCGCAACGACTTCCTGGAGCACCACTTCCCCGGCATCGGGTGA
- a CDS encoding antitoxin codes for MSAMDKIKKMLKGHEDQAGKGVDKAGDMIDDRTQGKYGKHVDTGQDKLKQQLGSDRDSDNPPRS; via the coding sequence ATGTCCGCGATGGACAAGATCAAGAAGATGCTCAAGGGCCACGAGGACCAGGCCGGGAAGGGCGTCGACAAGGCCGGAGACATGATCGACGACCGGACCCAGGGCAAGTACGGCAAGCACGTCGACACCGGCCAGGACAAGCTGAAGCAGCAGCTCGGCTCGGATCGCGACTCGGACAACCCGCCCCGCTCCTGA
- a CDS encoding sigma-70 family RNA polymerase sigma factor, with product MGETRETALIKAAQKGDPEAQDRLVASYLPLVYNIVGRALNGHADVDDVVQDSVLRMIRGLPSLRSPKSFRSWLVAITMNEIRGHWRERSTGEIPADRMEDAYDVVDPAADFVELTIVRLGLTGQRREAAEATRWLDDDDRELVSLWWLETAGELSRAEVASALDLSPQHTAVRVQRMKERLEAARVVVRALAADPRCVLLEDLTVRWDGVPSALWRKRLARHARECTVCAGHRSGLVPAEGLLVGLALVPVAASVGGPATELLPTAFLPSAAAGPGRAERRRDGVRRRRRTTVVAGLAAVAVLGGGGAAVHLYADDAEEEPATAVAPLTDPSVPTSIPSSPSAVPSSASPSPSPASATPSATPSPSASRSRSAAAATPERTSKPRTPSSKPAAAPQAPAPSVADEVIALVNSERGKAGCAAVSGNGLLAKAASDHSSDMVARDYFSHTSPDGTDPGARITAAGYRWSTYGENIAKGQQTAESVMDAWMNSEGHRANILNCAFKELGVGRADSSGGPVWTQNFGTAL from the coding sequence ATGGGCGAGACTCGCGAGACGGCGTTGATCAAGGCCGCGCAGAAGGGCGACCCCGAGGCGCAGGACCGGCTTGTGGCGTCCTATCTGCCGCTGGTCTACAACATCGTCGGCCGGGCCCTGAACGGTCACGCCGATGTGGACGACGTGGTCCAGGACAGTGTGCTGCGGATGATCCGCGGGCTGCCCTCACTGCGCTCCCCGAAGAGTTTCCGGTCCTGGCTCGTGGCCATCACCATGAACGAGATACGGGGGCACTGGCGCGAGCGCAGCACCGGCGAGATACCCGCGGACCGGATGGAGGACGCGTACGACGTCGTGGATCCCGCGGCCGACTTCGTCGAGCTGACGATCGTCCGCCTCGGTCTGACGGGCCAGCGCAGGGAGGCCGCAGAAGCGACGCGGTGGCTGGACGACGACGACCGCGAGCTGGTGTCGCTGTGGTGGCTGGAGACGGCGGGTGAACTGTCCCGTGCGGAGGTCGCGAGTGCCCTCGACCTGTCGCCCCAGCACACCGCGGTACGTGTCCAGCGGATGAAGGAGCGGCTGGAGGCCGCCCGCGTGGTGGTGCGCGCTCTGGCGGCGGACCCTCGCTGCGTCCTGCTCGAGGACCTGACGGTCCGGTGGGACGGGGTGCCGTCCGCGCTGTGGCGCAAGCGTCTGGCGCGTCACGCCCGTGAGTGCACCGTGTGTGCGGGGCACCGGTCGGGGCTGGTCCCGGCGGAGGGTCTGCTCGTGGGACTCGCGCTGGTCCCGGTGGCGGCGTCCGTCGGCGGTCCTGCGACGGAACTCCTACCGACGGCCTTTCTCCCCTCTGCGGCCGCCGGCCCCGGACGTGCCGAGCGCCGACGCGACGGCGTGAGGCGGCGGCGCCGCACCACGGTCGTGGCGGGACTCGCCGCGGTCGCCGTCCTGGGGGGCGGCGGGGCCGCGGTCCACCTCTACGCGGACGACGCGGAGGAGGAGCCGGCCACCGCGGTGGCCCCGCTCACCGACCCGTCGGTGCCGACGAGCATTCCGTCCTCACCGTCCGCGGTCCCCTCCTCCGCGTCCCCGTCGCCTTCGCCGGCCTCGGCGACACCGTCCGCCACCCCGTCTCCGTCCGCGTCCAGGAGCCGGAGCGCCGCCGCCGCCACCCCGGAGAGGACTTCGAAGCCGCGCACTCCGTCCTCGAAGCCGGCGGCCGCACCACAGGCCCCGGCCCCCTCGGTGGCCGACGAGGTCATCGCGCTGGTCAACAGCGAGCGGGGGAAGGCGGGCTGCGCGGCCGTCAGCGGGAACGGTCTGCTGGCCAAGGCCGCGTCGGACCATTCCTCGGACATGGTGGCGCGGGACTACTTCTCCCACACCTCACCGGACGGCACGGACCCGGGCGCCCGCATCACCGCCGCCGGGTACCGCTGGAGCACGTACGGCGAGAACATCGCGAAGGGCCAGCAGACGGCCGAGTCCGTGATGGACGCCTGGATGAACAGCGAGGGGCACAGGGCGAACATCCTCAACTGCGCTTTCAAGGAGCTCGGCGTCGGCAGAGCGGATTCGTCCGGGGGGCCCGTGTGGACCCAGAACTTCGGCACCGCCCTCTGA
- a CDS encoding FUSC family protein: protein MLRGALAAMPLLLAVLAGRPTLGVPAALGAMLAGINDRPGSRRASVARLGFPALAGSAGLLLGSEIAEAVGDGRSLVVLPLVVGLLGLGAGAISSTGPVASACGTQVLVAVVIGAGMPLPEPGPLRALLFLAGAGWLLLLRLVLPSPGGRRHGPYGLDGEREAVAMVYDAVAGLLLAAGGPRALMGRAALSAALDQAQDALSGPRLRRRASSAAERRLHAQYAAAFPLAEAATALAWAGVPLPARITEGPRRLADAVRTGGPCGPLPAPARTDAGLRALDDALLRAATVFDRPSGTAPGTRTGHSDASVLGGAWSAAGLEYGLRVAVCCATSTALAQWLHHDHWYWLPATTVFLVKPDLGPLASRVVCRAVGTAVGAAVFGVVTMLVSAPFPLVATVALCGALLPVATRHFAVQTAVVTVLVLSLVLLGGEPSASWGRVVESLLACGTVLFIGHLPMPGRRGHSVRAALDTAVGSAHRYLGHVLDAPEDHALRGTLRRDAYRSLARARTAIDLSAAELPPVSKHSAGSEGVAGALERLIDTTTACAVQLDHQAAALPPAHAELLAAHLSELDRARAVPAG, encoded by the coding sequence GTGCTGCGCGGGGCACTGGCCGCGATGCCGTTGCTGTTGGCGGTCCTCGCCGGGCGACCGACCCTTGGCGTCCCCGCGGCGCTGGGCGCGATGCTGGCCGGCATCAACGACCGGCCGGGCAGTCGGCGCGCCTCGGTCGCCCGGCTGGGCTTTCCCGCCCTCGCGGGCTCGGCGGGCCTGCTGCTCGGCTCGGAGATCGCGGAGGCGGTGGGCGACGGCCGGTCCCTCGTCGTCCTGCCGCTCGTGGTCGGACTGCTCGGGCTGGGCGCCGGGGCGATCAGCTCGACGGGGCCCGTCGCGTCCGCGTGCGGAACGCAGGTCCTGGTCGCGGTCGTGATCGGGGCGGGGATGCCGCTGCCGGAGCCGGGTCCGCTGCGCGCGCTGCTGTTCCTGGCCGGTGCGGGATGGCTCCTCCTGCTCCGGCTGGTGCTGCCCTCGCCGGGCGGACGCCGCCACGGGCCGTACGGGCTCGACGGGGAGCGTGAGGCCGTGGCCATGGTCTACGACGCCGTGGCGGGGCTCCTGCTGGCCGCGGGTGGCCCTCGGGCCCTGATGGGGCGGGCCGCGCTGAGTGCCGCCCTGGACCAGGCACAGGACGCGCTGTCGGGCCCACGACTGCGGCGGCGCGCGAGCTCCGCGGCGGAGCGTCGGCTGCACGCCCAGTACGCGGCGGCGTTTCCCCTGGCCGAGGCGGCGACCGCACTGGCCTGGGCCGGCGTCCCGTTGCCGGCCAGGATCACGGAGGGACCGCGCAGGCTGGCGGACGCGGTACGGACCGGTGGGCCCTGCGGGCCGCTGCCGGCACCGGCCCGGACCGACGCCGGGCTGCGGGCTCTGGACGACGCCCTGCTGCGGGCCGCCACGGTGTTCGACCGCCCCTCCGGCACCGCCCCGGGCACGCGCACAGGGCACTCGGACGCGTCCGTCCTGGGCGGGGCGTGGAGCGCCGCGGGGCTCGAGTACGGCCTCCGGGTCGCGGTGTGCTGCGCGACCAGTACGGCCCTGGCCCAGTGGCTGCATCACGACCACTGGTACTGGCTGCCCGCCACCACCGTCTTCCTCGTCAAGCCTGATCTGGGGCCACTGGCCTCCCGGGTGGTCTGCCGCGCCGTGGGAACCGCGGTGGGCGCGGCGGTCTTCGGCGTCGTGACCATGCTGGTGTCCGCCCCGTTCCCCCTGGTCGCGACCGTGGCGCTCTGCGGCGCGCTCCTTCCCGTCGCGACCCGTCACTTCGCGGTGCAGACGGCGGTGGTCACCGTGCTCGTCCTGTCCCTCGTCCTGCTGGGCGGTGAGCCGTCCGCCTCCTGGGGCCGGGTCGTGGAGTCCCTCCTCGCCTGCGGCACGGTGCTGTTCATCGGGCACCTCCCGATGCCGGGCCGACGGGGCCACAGCGTGCGGGCGGCTCTCGACACGGCGGTGGGGTCGGCGCACCGCTACCTCGGACATGTCCTGGACGCCCCGGAGGACCATGCCCTGAGGGGAACGCTCCGCCGCGACGCCTACCGGTCGCTCGCGAGGGCCCGTACGGCCATCGATCTGTCGGCGGCCGAACTTCCGCCGGTGTCGAAGCACTCCGCGGGGTCCGAGGGGGTCGCCGGTGCGCTGGAAAGGCTCATCGACACGACGACGGCCTGCGCGGTGCAGCTGGACCATCAGGCTGCCGCCCTGCCTCCGGCGCACGCCGAACTCCTCGCCGCGCACCTCTCCGAGCTCGACCGGGCGCGGGCGGTCCCCGCCGGCTGA
- a CDS encoding VOC family protein, which produces MIAELQCVVLDCAEPAGLARFYAAVLGGETDRPDGRWALGEDWATVHTPDGPVLCFQRVAEYLPPLWPDPARPQQFHLDFAVPDLDRAQEQVLALGATVLDEGDDARSWRVFADPAGHPFCLVRH; this is translated from the coding sequence ATGATCGCTGAACTGCAGTGTGTGGTGCTGGACTGCGCGGAACCGGCGGGACTGGCCAGGTTCTACGCGGCCGTGCTGGGCGGGGAGACCGACCGGCCCGACGGACGCTGGGCACTCGGCGAGGACTGGGCGACGGTACACACCCCGGACGGACCGGTGCTCTGCTTCCAACGGGTCGCGGAATACCTTCCTCCGCTGTGGCCGGATCCTGCCCGACCGCAGCAGTTCCACCTGGACTTCGCCGTCCCTGATCTCGACCGTGCCCAGGAGCAGGTGCTCGCACTCGGAGCGACCGTGCTGGACGAGGGCGACGACGCCCGGAGCTGGCGTGTGTTCGCGGATCCGGCCGGACACCCGTTCTGTCTGGTACGGCACTGA